A segment of the Coffea arabica cultivar ET-39 chromosome 8c, Coffea Arabica ET-39 HiFi, whole genome shotgun sequence genome:
CGTGAGAGCCTATTTCCACCGACAGAAGCAGGAACTTGAGTGGATTTTGCGTGTTATCGGACGGGATGGAGAGAAAGGGAAGAGGGAGTGGATGTTTGCGGTAAAGTCAGCCCTGGAAGGGTCCAAAAGACACCGCCATTGAAACCTCCCCTGGCTTCAAATAAATAATGGGCCTAAAAAGTGTGAACAGAAgtacactctctctctctcatccacatctcatttccattttgtgtaattaaaaaaaaaaaacaaaaacttaaTTGCCTACTGCATTAATGGCTGCAATGTCTCCCGTTTCTTGTCATTGGTCAGATGGATTAAACCAAACTAAACTTCTCGTTGCCTGCCATTCTCCTCtttcatataaaaataaaaaaaaattatttgtattGAATAATGGCTATCGAgtggctcgattcgtttgcagccctaacaGTGATGTGATATAGGTggcaagaaataaataattaaaaaattttcctcTAATATTCcggggggggaggggggtttGGTAAGAGCTTattcataattattttgttgCGGACAAATCAAATGAAATCGGCCTGTGAGTTAGTGCTCGTCAAATATTAAACTTGACTAAAACGTGTTGTTCGGTTAGTATTTGCCAAACAGCATTAAACACGATCTGAGGAAAATTTACATGTAAACTTGACTAAAACGTTGTTCGGTTTGTGAAAAGGTTAAAAATTTACATGTAAATAATGAGGCTGCTCAAGGCCAAATTGCCTTCCCTACGCACGCGAACAACcctttgggtttgtttggattacttcatatttccccaattttatttgcttaaatcatctttacaatttccaatacacttttttatctttccaatatctttttatctcacatacatcacatcacaaaaagtgctacagtaaaaatatcccaaataatcccaaataacttacaatccaaacagacccaAAATTTGACGACAATTTCAAGTTAATCAAagcatgaaataaaaaaaaggtttgGCTAATACTTATACCgttgaattaaaaaaaagaggCATGGAGATGGAGGGTAATCCCTTTCAACCATCCATCATTTGCGTTGGCTAATTGATTGTTACCCATCATCTTTCGACCTTACCTACATAAGCCCTcccttaatatttttatttatttttttaccaaTAAGCCCTCCCTTAACTAGAACTTGAAATGATGTGAGGACTGAAAGCGCGTACGTAGTACCAGTTACCAAATGATCCACGTGACCAAGGTGAAAGGTCTGCCCAAATATCTTACAGTTACAGATCGAATAATTTATTCTCTTTCATGCGAcgcttcttctctctttttttttttgggtaaaaaaaaTGAGATCCCAGCCCTTATTTGAGTTATTGGATTATTCACCATTTTTGTTATAAAGGTTGAACTCTGGTtggtagatgccttgattagggACTACACCACCAGATCAGCTACTGCTACCTTGGGGGGACACGACGCTTCTTCTCTTTCGAAAGCCAAAATTAGGAGTTGTATGTATCATGTCAATAATGGCATTCCACTAGTAGTAAACATCAAAATTAGCTTGATCaagtgtttaaaaaaaaaaaaaagcttgatCAAGAGTCTTTCCCCAAGCTGTGGTCAAGTAGAATGATGTCGCTTAGCCTCGGAGAGCCAACTTAAGTTGCAAGGACATTGATCGTAAGGTCTCTGATTCAAACCCTTCATTTTGAGTTTTACTGATAGTCTTTCTTAAGGTTTGATAGTCTCCCattagaagaaaaatgttgGTAACATCATTTTATTCAGAGATTAACTTTTGATAAAATCATATTgagttcccaaaaaaaaaaaaaaatgaccaaGCCTAGTAGTTGACTTTAGAACTCACGTTTTGTCTTTTGTTTGCATTAACTGGtgcaaaattgtagccctctcGGAGATCATGCAAGTGCCTCATAAATCCGGTACTCCACAAGATACaactttttccttcttctaGGATTTAACAAAGAGTAAATTTTTTATACACTATTAATATATATACTATCACAATTAAATGAATGATACATacgtaaattttgaattttacacATATATTATATACAGTATTTAATAATGACGGTGTATATTAGATTAACTCTTTGACAAAATCCCGGACTTGTAAATTGCAACTGCGCACGCAAAGAaaatttgctggaaatttcATTGGGCCGACCCCAATGAAAAGCCCCTCAGTTTGCAAACTGGCCCAGAAGACGATCTTCCCGGACAATAATTTCCCGCCAGTACTGCTCCTCGCCTTCATCGGCCTCCCTTTTTCCCGCCATTCCGCAAATCTTCTCAATCGATTCGCTCCTCACAGTTCAAAGCTCCTTCTCCATTCCTCAGCTCGCCAACCCCACCCGGATCGTATGTTTTCTTCTTCGTTTCTGCAATATCTCAAAGTTTTAATTACAAAAATCAGTATATATTAAGCAGtagtaatattttaattttccttagGGCcaggttttctttttctttacagTAGCCCTTTTTGCATATCATCTGTGAAAATAGTGTGACGAGTTTCCTACTCATGGCTGGAGAGGGAGCTGAAAATGGAAGAGATGATATGATTATTGATGGATCAGGAGCTGATCAGCAGAGGCAGAATAATTTAATCTTTGATGGAGTCAACGTGAATTACCTCAAACTTTATTACGGTAAGTTTTCTTCGTCTTAGAATATGAATGTTCATTTCTTAACCTTGAACAAGTCTACTGCTTTTAATCTATCATCGATTATCCATAAATTCGAGAATTGTATAAATCCCAGTGCCTTTTTGTTCCTCGTCTTAGGGCAAAGATTCTGGATTTAATTTTTAGTGCCTCCATTCCCTTACCTTCCCCATCCTACTTCATCCTTCCCACCTCTCCCCCGTTGAAAGATTTCTTTTttcggaaaaagaaaaacctaTTGTCTACCGGATGCTTCCTTATATAGTTTGTCTGTGGCAGGGAAGCTTTTTCCTCATGCTGATGTGTTTAAATGGATGTCGTATGGGAACGGTATGCTGGATATCTTAACCTACAGGTTCCCCTTTTTGTGGGGGGACAAAAGAGAGActgtattttttcttttgaagaacTCATAGAGTTATGTTTTGGCTGGTTAGATGGGAAGCATCCCGGGTGCGACCATTCATACTTCGGGCGCAGAGAATTCTCCTTCACCTTGGATAATGACATATATTTGCGGTTTCAGTCTTTCAGTGGCTTGTCTGAAATGGAAAATTCTATAAGGGAAAAATGTCCCTTTAAAATTGATATTGGCCCTGTTTACAGTGTGGATGTAAGATTTCTTTGCTTTGGTCCTGTTTTATTGGTAAAAATGTCCATTTGTTTACATTCTGGGTACGTATGAGTTATGACATATGTTGCAAGCGCAATATGAGAATGCAATGAATGAATAGCGGAAGACTGGAAATCGATGTTGTTTTTATCAAAACATGCTTGAGGCTTCTTTTATATGAATGCTCAGTACCAGCCTGTACGCATGAATGAGTCATCGGCTTTTCATTTAGCATTTTATGTGCTTTCTCGTTTCCTGCAGCCTGCAAGGAGGCATGCCTATGCACAAGGGAGTGATAATGTCTTCACTCCAGTCGAGAGGGAGCTCATTTTTGATATAGTGAGTTGCTTAATTTTACAATTTAAGACTGCATAGTTGGAATCCCCAGCCATTTGACATTTCTATGATACAGGATATGTCAGACTATGATGACGTAAGATATTGCTGCTCAGGGGCCGATGTCTGTTTGGATTGCTGGCCATTGATGACAGTTGCTATTAAAGTTCTTGATTCTGCCCTTAGAGGTATTCATACTGTTTTCATCTATGATCTGAGTATGTTCTCTGCTCATCCTTAAAGCTGTCATTTCTGGCATTTATATGTTAAGAGAAATTTCTTTTCCATTATCACTATTGTATTGCGGCTCATTGATATGCTAATTGACAgcgtttttttgttttttggtacTCTTTGTTCACTTTCTGATGTAGTATATGATCTTGCGTACTGTCAATTTTTAACTGTTCGAATAATATTTGATCCTTTTTGTCCTGTCAAACagtattttcttcctcttcagagcagtttttatttttatttttatgtgagtccttactttcatttcattGGAACTTGTTTTCAATTTCTGTTGAGGTTCGAATTTTTTCTTATAATCTCTTAGATACTGAAATTATTTGTGGATTTATCTTCAAAAGAATATAATCTGTTGACCAAATATCATATACTACAATATCCTAATTTCGCTCAACTTTGTCCTGCAGATGACTTTGGATTTAATCACATCCTCTGGGTGTACAGTGGTCGACGTGGTGTGCATTGTTGGGTGTGCGATGGAAAAGCTAGGAGGTAATGCTAACATTTGAGAAAAGTAAAGGAAATTTAGACTTGTAAATTTGCTATTCACCAATTGAGGTGTGCCTTATATTGCTACTACACCAGGTTGAACAATGAACAGAGGGCAGCTATTGCAGATTACTTTCGTGTGTATAAGGTAATCCATACCTATCTCAGATCTCCAGCGATTCTGGATTATTTTTTCTTAGCCCAAGATCTAACGAGCACATTTTTCTGTTCAGGGTAATGAGAATAGTCAAAAAATGGTTTCTCTATTAGGTCAAGCACTTCATCCCTTCCTTGTGTAAGTGCATTTGTCATTTTCTTATGATAGGTAATCAAGTGATTCTCTATATCTATTTGCATCTTTGTGAATAAGTCCTCATTATATCTCTGCAGGAGAGCACACAATGAAgttctgaaaattttcttcGAGGAAAAATTGCTTTCCACTCAAAATCTATTATTAGATGAGGACCGATACGAGAAGATTCTAGGAATGATTCCTGATGAATGTATGTGTATTTAAATATCATTGGAATTCATCTCCTGGTCCTCGTTCTGTTGTGTTATGGGTAACCTTTCCTCAAGCACTGGGAAGTTGTGAAACAGAATGTTTATTTTGCAGCCATTACTTCAGAGCTTCGTGGAAAGTGGGCTGATAATAGGCGCTCCAAAGAAGATATTAATGTTGTCCGCTGGCAGCAACTGAAGCACATGCTGCAATCAGCGAAACAAAAGGTCAGTAGGTCAGAGTAAAGGAGCTGCAATTAGCTAAAGCTAATTCATGTATCCTGCTCCTTCTATGTACTCCCAGTCTGGAGTTACCGATAAACAATCAAATCTTGATTGAGTAAATCAAAATGTACTTTCCTTTTCCCGTTTCAGTTGCAACTTCGTCGGTGTGTGGAAGAGatagttttttcttttacatATCCAAGGCTTGACATGGAGGTCTGTAAATTCCCCCTACCTCTTCTACTGCCTCTCGTCAGACATCATATTTCCTTGCTAATCACCTTAACTTCTTCTGTTCCCAACCTGAATGAATCACTGAAATGTATCAGGTTTCAAGACACATGAACCATTTGCTAAAGGCACCCTTCTGTGTACAcccaaaaacaggtttgcatTAACCTTCAAGATATATAGAAGTTCAGGATTTTATAAATTCTGATGGGTGGTCACTTTCATTTGATTTTGGTATTAGAAACCGTGTGCATTGATTGGAAAACCTATCTTTGGACTTTGGGTTCAAACTTTAGCTGTGAAGATATGATAGCTGTTGAGCATATGTACTGTGATTCATCTgaaatgcatttttcttgtttgcagcTCCTTGACATACAATTCTTGCAtcttgcttccttttttttctgcAGGCCGTGTGTGCATTCCTATTGATCCAAACTGCTGTGAAGATTTTGACCCTACTGCAGTACCGACACTTTCCAAGGTAAGCGTCAATGTGCAAGAAATTATTCATCATTTCTACAAGAATTTATTATGGGAATGCTGATAGCCTTCTGTATGCCTCCTTATTTTGGGAGTGGTCAAATGGTTTTAAATAGTTAATTCGTTCTCAAAATAAAAATCTTTGTTGTTTTTTATCACAAATATGTTTCTTATCTATTCATTATCTCCTTACCCAAATATGCAGATCCTTGAAGAACTTAATACGGAAGGTTCAAGAAAGGAAGGTGACAATGGTATGCTTACAGAACCAGAGATTCTATGAGTGCTCTTTGATTTGGTTGATGAAAGTTAATCTAGCAAGCATCCCAGAATGAATAATTATTTCTGGCTCTTCTTAATTGCCTAATTATTTAGAATATATGTTATGTTCATTGTGAATTAGATGGCACACAATTGCTTCAGGTTGGTGTTTCTTCCTTTTGTCATTAGGTGAATTTATCTGGAATGACCATGATAAAACTTGAAAACTGTCATGCCTTTTAAACATCTTCACATTTAGTAGTATATTCCATTCAAGATAGTTGTCTAATGACTCCAAGTCTTTCCAAACTGGAAGGTCAGATATTAGTTATACATTATGGTAATTCTTGGTGGCAGAATGGGATAGAACATCACTGGGAGATCCTGTCAGATATTTTCGATCATCTTTCTTGCAGCCTCTGCTAAAATCATGCAAGGTATTTCTCAAT
Coding sequences within it:
- the LOC113706514 gene encoding uncharacterized protein; the encoded protein is MAGEGAENGRDDMIIDGSGADQQRQNNLIFDGVNVNYLKLYYGKLFPHADVFKWMSYGNDGKHPGCDHSYFGRREFSFTLDNDIYLRFQSFSGLSEMENSIREKCPFKIDIGPVYSVDPARRHAYAQGSDNVFTPVERELIFDIDMSDYDDVRYCCSGADVCLDCWPLMTVAIKVLDSALRDDFGFNHILWVYSGRRGVHCWVCDGKARRLNNEQRAAIADYFRVYKGNENSQKMVSLLGQALHPFLVRAHNEVLKIFFEEKLLSTQNLLLDEDRYEKILGMIPDESITSELRGKWADNRRSKEDINVVRWQQLKHMLQSAKQKLQLRRCVEEIVFSFTYPRLDMEVSRHMNHLLKAPFCVHPKTGRVCIPIDPNCCEDFDPTAVPTLSKILEELNTEGSRKEGDNEWDRTSLGDPVRYFRSSFLQPLLKSCKEEIESSYSAKLQESKNSLNW